Proteins encoded together in one Candidatus Sulfotelmatobacter sp. window:
- a CDS encoding ribbon-helix-helix protein, CopG family: MSNTITIRLPEELLDRLRAKARRTGLPLGRVVREFVETGLSQEQPSNNNEAWRKYVGIIKGGPPDVSSRKGFSRK; this comes from the coding sequence ATGAGTAACACAATCACAATTCGACTTCCAGAGGAACTGCTCGACCGCCTCCGCGCTAAGGCTCGGCGTACCGGTTTGCCGCTCGGCCGGGTGGTTCGAGAGTTTGTGGAGACTGGGCTTTCACAGGAGCAACCTTCGAACAATAACGAGGCCTGGCGGAAATACGTCGGGATCATAAAGGGTGGTCCGCCGGATGTATCCAGCCGCAAAGGTTTCTCGCGCAAATGA
- a CDS encoding PIN domain-containing protein: MKAIADTGLLVALARNNDQYHRWAAEIGEQINWPVLTCEAVLAETAFHLQSSADVIGMLRDNMVRVAFDCASHQEQLYDLALRYSDRDPDLADLCLIRMSELYPRHIVITVDEDDFRIYRRNKREAIPLLCPPKK, translated from the coding sequence ATGAAGGCCATCGCTGATACTGGCCTGCTCGTCGCTTTGGCGCGTAACAACGACCAATATCACCGCTGGGCGGCCGAGATCGGCGAACAAATTAACTGGCCCGTCCTGACATGTGAGGCTGTGCTGGCCGAAACCGCCTTTCACCTCCAGTCCAGCGCCGATGTGATCGGGATGCTACGCGACAACATGGTTCGCGTAGCGTTTGACTGCGCAAGCCATCAGGAGCAACTTTACGATCTGGCGTTGCGTTATTCCGATCGCGACCCCGATTTGGCCGATCTTTGCCTCATCCGGATGAGCGAACTTTATCCTCGCCACATCGTCATTACGGTCGACGAAGACGACTTTCGCATCTATCGGCGCAATAAGCGTGAAGCCATTCCGCTCCTCTGCCCACCGAAGAAGTGA
- a CDS encoding dihydrodipicolinate synthase family protein codes for MLLQGILPPITTPFYPDGNVYFKKLESNVERYSRTPVAGVVVLGSTGEAILLSDQERREVFKAAREAAAPHKVLVAGTGVESAIETLRLTEYAAELGYDVAMVRTPHYYKKQMQTANLLAFYRTVADRSPLPVIIYNFPQATGYDMPAEVVIELAGHPNVIGIKESSGDVEKVRKMVEGTRHVKRSATVTETFDAVTARMIAAANAGPGNGGGELVQVGMLAGSSNVKPSSSAVTVVGNMKTRQKAVGFQVLVGAAQKLQASLDAGAVGAILAFACPAPTACYEIYAAWKEGDADLARLKQERIAKAAQRVVSDLGVPGVKHGMDFNGYYGGTSRLPFLPLTAELKAEIEQMLADVRN; via the coding sequence ATGCTTCTTCAGGGTATTCTCCCTCCCATCACGACCCCGTTCTATCCCGACGGCAACGTTTATTTCAAAAAGCTCGAATCGAACGTCGAGCGCTACTCGCGTACGCCGGTGGCGGGGGTCGTCGTGCTCGGCTCGACGGGCGAAGCGATTCTTCTCTCGGATCAGGAACGGCGTGAGGTATTTAAAGCGGCGCGCGAGGCTGCCGCTCCGCACAAAGTGCTCGTTGCCGGCACCGGCGTCGAGTCGGCGATCGAGACGCTGCGGCTCACCGAATACGCCGCCGAACTTGGCTACGACGTGGCCATGGTGCGGACGCCGCACTATTACAAGAAGCAGATGCAGACGGCGAACCTGCTTGCTTTCTACCGCACTGTCGCGGATCGTTCGCCGCTGCCGGTCATCATTTACAACTTCCCGCAGGCCACCGGATACGATATGCCTGCGGAGGTGGTGATCGAACTGGCCGGGCATCCGAATGTGATCGGCATCAAAGAATCGAGCGGCGACGTGGAGAAAGTTCGCAAGATGGTCGAGGGAACGCGGCACGTCAAGCGCAGCGCTACCGTTACGGAAACGTTCGACGCGGTCACTGCGCGCATGATCGCCGCCGCAAATGCGGGACCGGGCAATGGTGGCGGGGAACTCGTACAGGTCGGAATGCTGGCAGGTAGTTCTAACGTGAAGCCTTCTTCGTCGGCGGTCACGGTCGTGGGCAACATGAAAACGCGCCAAAAAGCGGTCGGATTCCAGGTCCTCGTAGGTGCGGCGCAAAAGCTGCAAGCCTCGCTCGACGCCGGTGCTGTAGGGGCGATACTCGCGTTTGCCTGCCCGGCGCCGACTGCGTGCTACGAAATCTATGCCGCGTGGAAAGAAGGCGATGCGGACCTCGCGCGTCTAAAGCAGGAGCGAATTGCTAAGGCGGCGCAGCGGGTGGTCAGCGATTTGGGCGTGCCGGGTGTAAAGCACGGCATGGATTTCAACGGCTACTATGGCGGCACATCCCGGCTGCCGTTTCTTCCGCTGACGGCCGAACTGAAGGCTGAGATTGAGCAGATGCTGGCGGATGTGAGGAACTGA
- a CDS encoding TetR/AcrR family transcriptional regulator, producing the protein MATPSTATRASARPHRGAPVPATRYDKRLAEILAHATEVFCKKGYEGASMRDLSRESGMSLAGLYYYFESKERLLYLIQKHTFTTIVQRLKARLEGVTDAEERIRIFILNHLEYFLANQAAMKVLSHEAEALKNGFASEVAAIKREYYRICVGLLDDLKRDRVLQFSTRIAVLSLFGMMNWIYTWHNSRVDGDAASIAGEMGDVFLRGVMTSTKARKER; encoded by the coding sequence ATGGCGACTCCTTCCACCGCAACCCGAGCGAGTGCGCGACCCCATCGCGGCGCTCCTGTACCGGCGACCCGGTATGACAAACGTCTGGCTGAGATCCTGGCGCACGCCACTGAAGTTTTTTGCAAGAAGGGCTACGAAGGCGCTTCGATGCGCGACCTTTCCCGCGAGAGCGGCATGTCGCTCGCCGGACTCTATTACTACTTCGAATCCAAAGAGCGCCTGCTCTACCTGATCCAGAAGCACACATTTACCACGATCGTGCAGCGACTGAAAGCGCGGCTCGAAGGGGTCACCGACGCCGAAGAACGCATCCGGATTTTCATTCTGAATCACCTGGAATATTTTCTGGCCAATCAGGCGGCAATGAAGGTTCTGTCGCACGAGGCCGAAGCGTTGAAAAACGGCTTCGCGTCGGAAGTGGCGGCCATCAAGCGGGAGTATTACAGGATTTGCGTTGGCCTGCTCGATGATTTGAAGCGCGATCGTGTCCTGCAATTCTCCACGCGCATCGCTGTCCTGAGCCTGTTCGGCATGATGAACTGGATTTATACCTGGCACAACTCCCGCGTGGACGGCGATGCCGCGTCGATTGCCGGCGAAATGGGTGACGTCTTCCTGCGCGGAGTTATGACGAGCACAAAAGCCCGCAAAGAGCGATAA
- a CDS encoding enoyl-CoA hydratase/isomerase family protein, which translates to MATTVQPAAGESTKQLVNYRTDGGVALIEMCDPPANTYTYEMNRQLDEAILKARMDNDVYVIVMTGAGEKFFSAGANIKMLTSVDPTFKYYFCLHANEMLLRLEHTPKLVIAAINGHCVGGGLEIAMAADLRIARKEAGKIGLPEVNLGVLPGTGGTQRLSRMVGKSKAIELMVTGNTFSFEEAQELGIVNDIFEREGFMENIMEYAKQFCPPNKASKAVGRIKRAVQTGWEIPMESALAVERENQQLLFQSEDAKEGLAAYVEKRPATFKAK; encoded by the coding sequence ATGGCGACAACGGTACAACCAGCAGCGGGCGAATCCACCAAGCAACTTGTGAACTACCGCACCGACGGCGGGGTGGCGCTGATCGAAATGTGCGATCCGCCCGCCAACACCTACACCTACGAGATGAACCGCCAACTGGACGAGGCGATTCTGAAGGCTCGGATGGACAACGACGTTTATGTGATCGTGATGACTGGCGCGGGAGAGAAGTTCTTCTCCGCGGGCGCGAACATCAAGATGCTGACCAGCGTCGATCCTACCTTCAAGTATTACTTCTGCCTGCACGCCAATGAAATGCTGCTTCGCCTAGAGCACACGCCGAAACTGGTGATCGCGGCTATTAACGGACACTGCGTGGGCGGAGGACTGGAGATCGCGATGGCAGCCGATCTGCGCATTGCGCGCAAAGAGGCGGGAAAAATTGGCCTGCCCGAAGTGAATCTGGGAGTGCTGCCCGGAACCGGCGGCACGCAGCGGCTTTCGCGCATGGTAGGCAAGAGCAAGGCCATCGAACTGATGGTGACCGGTAACACGTTTTCATTCGAAGAGGCGCAGGAGTTGGGCATCGTAAACGACATCTTCGAGCGCGAAGGTTTCATGGAAAACATCATGGAATATGCCAAGCAGTTCTGCCCGCCCAACAAGGCGTCGAAGGCCGTGGGGCGCATCAAACGCGCAGTACAGACTGGCTGGGAGATTCCGATGGAGTCGGCGCTGGCGGTCGAGCGCGAGAACCAGCAGTTGCTCTTCCAAAGCGAAGATGCGAAAGAAGGCTTGGCCGCATACGTGGAAAAACGCCCTGCGACCTTCAAAGCGAAGTAA
- a CDS encoding aldehyde dehydrogenase family protein: protein MIVWGRAPPSEWTKGMLMIVPKVNVKPGQLLIDGQWIGSSKNFDTVNPATGEVLTQIAEASPADVDRAVEAARRAFEDRSGAWRKLSASERGRLIWKLADLVEKNIDELAELETLDNGKPIFESRYVDMPMVVDVLRYYAGLATKIHGETVNTFDTAFTYTLREPVGVVGLIVPWNFPLLLASWKVGPALACGNTIVLKPAEQTPLTTLKLGELVMEAGFPAGVVNILTGGPETGKVIVAHPGIDKIAFTGSTAVGKEIMRGAADTLKRVTLELGGKSPNIVFADADVDSAVKGAINGIFYGKGEVCNAGSRLFLESKLKDEFTEKLVTRALKMRPGDPLDPKTRLGAIVSQEQMQSVLGFIEAGKKDGAKLVAGGNRVAVDGNKGFFLEPTIFGDVKNDMTIAREEIFGPVLSVLTFDDVDAVIEQANNNPYGLAAAVWTRDVKKAHTVSRSLKAGTVWINTYGLMDASLPFGGYKSSGFGRELGAHAVEHYTELKTVWLNIA, encoded by the coding sequence ATGATCGTGTGGGGACGGGCGCCGCCCAGCGAGTGGACAAAAGGAATGTTGATGATCGTACCGAAAGTGAACGTCAAACCCGGCCAATTGCTCATCGACGGGCAATGGATCGGCAGTTCAAAGAACTTCGACACCGTCAATCCCGCGACGGGTGAAGTATTGACGCAAATTGCGGAAGCATCACCCGCTGATGTCGATCGCGCGGTGGAAGCTGCGCGCCGAGCCTTCGAAGACCGCAGCGGCGCGTGGCGCAAACTCTCAGCCAGCGAACGCGGACGGCTGATCTGGAAACTCGCCGACTTGGTTGAGAAGAATATCGACGAACTGGCCGAACTGGAAACGCTCGACAACGGCAAGCCGATTTTCGAGTCGCGCTACGTCGATATGCCGATGGTGGTCGACGTGTTGCGTTACTACGCCGGCCTCGCAACCAAAATTCATGGTGAGACCGTCAACACATTCGACACCGCTTTTACCTATACATTGCGTGAACCCGTTGGCGTGGTCGGACTGATCGTTCCCTGGAACTTTCCTCTATTGCTGGCCTCCTGGAAGGTGGGTCCAGCGCTGGCTTGCGGAAATACGATTGTGTTGAAGCCCGCGGAACAGACTCCGCTGACCACGTTGAAGTTGGGAGAACTCGTCATGGAGGCCGGCTTTCCTGCCGGTGTAGTGAATATTCTCACAGGCGGGCCTGAGACGGGCAAAGTAATCGTTGCGCATCCTGGCATCGACAAGATTGCGTTCACGGGCTCAACCGCGGTGGGGAAAGAAATTATGCGTGGGGCGGCCGACACGCTGAAGCGAGTGACGCTCGAGCTTGGGGGCAAGTCACCGAACATTGTTTTTGCCGACGCCGATGTCGACAGCGCAGTGAAAGGCGCGATCAACGGCATCTTTTACGGCAAGGGCGAAGTCTGCAACGCAGGCTCGCGGCTATTTCTCGAAAGCAAACTGAAAGACGAATTTACTGAGAAATTGGTGACGCGCGCTTTGAAGATGCGGCCGGGCGATCCACTCGATCCGAAGACGAGGCTCGGGGCCATCGTCAGCCAGGAGCAGATGCAGTCGGTGCTCGGCTTTATCGAAGCGGGCAAAAAAGATGGCGCAAAGTTGGTTGCCGGCGGCAATCGCGTTGCCGTGGATGGAAACAAAGGATTTTTTCTCGAGCCCACCATCTTCGGCGACGTGAAGAATGACATGACGATTGCGCGAGAGGAAATCTTCGGTCCTGTGCTCTCAGTATTGACGTTTGACGATGTCGACGCGGTGATCGAACAGGCGAACAACAATCCGTATGGCCTCGCGGCCGCGGTTTGGACGCGCGACGTGAAGAAGGCGCACACCGTTTCGCGCAGCCTGAAGGCGGGAACCGTCTGGATCAACACCTACGGATTGATGGATGCGTCGCTGCCCTTCGGCGGGTACAAGAGTTCAGGCTTCGGCCGCGAACTGGGTGCGCACGCCGTGGAGCATTACACGGAACTGAAAACAGTTTGGCTGAATATTGCGTAA
- a CDS encoding Phenylacetic acid catabolic protein: MPGKVAKIGTFSDWIGLFNDWRKDIGVNSEDIDAFHFDTLYGAIDTEEIEFGSYQGRRKWENLRQIPTQQMRDALMNMIVYQGDTEFASVEQQRNLLENAPTEWDRRAITRVMIEEMRHGWQMCALLVDHFGYSGKVEAQKMLERRAFENKRLLGAFNVDVDNWMDFFTYTDFVDRDGKFQLQMLKYSAFAPLGRSMSYMLREEAFHMGTGNDGLRRIVEAGVIPAWLIQKYLNKWISSSYDLFGTDHSSSAHWAYVWGVKGRYDEPKNDKAPDLDDLNDYNRNLYRDEVAGLIERFNSALRAGEPKLYAPDIKFNRAIGKWAGQKFHAQTGEALDDRANEEHVREYMPSPEDKKLLLDIINNEKKWIAEKTGARDPLSTIGEVRKSAINL; the protein is encoded by the coding sequence ATGCCGGGAAAAGTTGCAAAAATCGGAACTTTTAGCGATTGGATCGGATTGTTCAACGACTGGCGCAAAGATATTGGCGTCAACTCCGAAGATATCGACGCCTTTCATTTCGACACGCTCTATGGCGCCATCGATACTGAAGAGATTGAATTCGGCTCGTACCAAGGCCGCCGCAAGTGGGAGAACCTGCGCCAGATTCCGACGCAGCAGATGCGCGACGCACTGATGAATATGATCGTGTATCAGGGCGATACGGAATTCGCGAGCGTCGAGCAGCAGCGCAATCTGCTCGAAAACGCTCCTACCGAGTGGGACCGCCGCGCCATCACGCGGGTGATGATCGAGGAGATGCGGCACGGTTGGCAGATGTGTGCTCTCCTCGTCGATCATTTCGGCTACTCCGGCAAAGTCGAAGCGCAGAAGATGCTGGAGCGGCGCGCCTTTGAGAATAAGCGATTGTTGGGCGCCTTTAATGTCGACGTCGACAACTGGATGGACTTTTTCACCTACACCGACTTCGTTGACCGCGATGGAAAATTTCAGTTACAGATGCTCAAGTATTCCGCATTCGCTCCGCTGGGACGATCCATGTCGTACATGCTGCGCGAAGAAGCGTTTCATATGGGCACGGGCAACGACGGCCTGCGGCGGATCGTGGAAGCGGGAGTAATTCCCGCGTGGCTGATTCAGAAATATCTGAACAAGTGGATTTCCAGTTCGTATGATCTGTTCGGCACCGACCATTCTTCGTCGGCCCACTGGGCCTATGTGTGGGGCGTGAAGGGCCGCTATGACGAACCGAAAAACGATAAAGCGCCGGACCTCGACGACCTGAACGATTACAACCGCAATCTTTATCGCGACGAAGTGGCAGGACTGATCGAACGTTTCAACAGCGCTCTGCGGGCGGGCGAGCCCAAATTGTATGCACCGGACATCAAATTCAACCGCGCTATCGGCAAATGGGCAGGACAGAAATTCCACGCGCAGACGGGCGAAGCTCTTGATGACCGTGCGAACGAAGAACACGTAAGAGAATACATGCCTTCCCCCGAAGACAAAAAGCTTCTGCTCGACATCATTAACAACGAAAAGAAATGGATCGCGGAGAAAACAGGCGCACGCGACCCGCTCTCGACCATTGGAGAAGTACGAAAGTCGGCGATCAACCTGTAG
- a CDS encoding enoyl-CoA hydratase/isomerase family protein, which produces MARIVLQHAPLNVIDVAMMEELTQSLAEIEARQDIAVIVFSGAGKCFSVGVDVAAHTPDTVEEMLAKFHTVIRALLTTKKVTVASVHGYCLGGGAELAMVCDMAYTAESAQWGFPEIKLGCYPPVACTALAALVGQKYAAELILTGRTIDGNEASAIGLANRAVNEQDLDSMVERSIDSLRKVSPAALACAKKASYAWDSMHFDKGLARAERIYFDELMKTEDAQEGIEAFMQKRQPHWKGK; this is translated from the coding sequence GTGGCGCGGATTGTGCTTCAGCATGCGCCGCTGAATGTGATCGACGTTGCGATGATGGAGGAATTGACGCAATCGCTGGCTGAGATCGAGGCGCGGCAGGATATCGCTGTGATCGTTTTCAGCGGCGCGGGGAAATGTTTTTCCGTAGGCGTGGATGTCGCCGCGCATACTCCTGATACGGTCGAAGAGATGCTGGCGAAGTTTCACACTGTGATTCGTGCTTTGCTGACGACGAAGAAAGTTACGGTTGCGTCAGTGCACGGCTATTGTCTTGGCGGAGGCGCGGAGTTGGCCATGGTTTGCGATATGGCCTACACGGCCGAATCGGCGCAATGGGGATTTCCGGAGATCAAGCTGGGATGCTATCCGCCGGTGGCATGTACGGCGCTGGCTGCGCTGGTGGGGCAAAAGTACGCTGCAGAACTGATTCTGACCGGCCGCACGATCGACGGCAACGAGGCGAGCGCGATCGGTCTGGCGAATCGGGCAGTGAACGAGCAGGATTTGGACAGCATGGTTGAGCGATCGATCGACTCATTGCGGAAAGTGAGTCCCGCAGCTCTGGCCTGTGCCAAAAAGGCTTCTTACGCCTGGGATTCAATGCACTTCGATAAGGGCCTCGCCCGCGCCGAGCGGATTTATTTCGATGAATTGATGAAGACCGAAGACGCGCAGGAAGGTATTGAGGCTTTCATGCAGAAGCGGCAGCCGCATTGGAAAGGGAAGTAG
- a CDS encoding rhodanese-like domain-containing protein — protein sequence MDYEITPEDVKGKVDAAEPFTLLDVRESWEFETAKIDGAKLMPMGDVPSRAHQELDPDDHIVVVCHHGVRSMSVTVWLRQQGFDKAQSMRGGIDAWSRRVDGKVPTY from the coding sequence ATGGATTACGAGATCACGCCCGAAGACGTAAAAGGCAAAGTGGATGCCGCAGAACCGTTCACTTTGCTCGACGTGCGCGAATCGTGGGAGTTTGAGACCGCCAAGATAGACGGCGCCAAACTGATGCCGATGGGCGATGTGCCGTCGCGTGCGCATCAGGAGCTTGATCCCGATGACCACATCGTGGTGGTGTGCCATCATGGCGTGCGCTCAATGAGTGTCACGGTATGGCTGAGGCAGCAAGGTTTCGACAAGGCGCAATCGATGCGTGGCGGCATCGATGCCTGGTCGCGACGCGTGGATGGGAAAGTGCCGACGTACTGA
- a CDS encoding (2Fe-2S)-binding protein, producing MKKELIELRINGRRHEVAIEPSALLLDVLRQELQLTGSKRGCDDSSCGACTVLVDGVAMMSCTLLAASCEGQQITTVEGVSQHGALAAIQKAYGDWGGAQCGYCTPGFMMTVKALLAENPDPSEADVRAALSSNLCRCTGYSQMYAAIRSAILAEQREIAARDVAALATADSSLRSE from the coding sequence ATGAAAAAAGAACTCATAGAGCTCCGCATCAACGGCCGCAGGCACGAGGTTGCCATCGAGCCCAGCGCGCTGCTGCTCGACGTGTTGCGGCAGGAACTGCAACTCACGGGGTCCAAGCGCGGCTGCGATGATTCGTCGTGCGGCGCCTGTACTGTGCTGGTTGACGGTGTGGCCATGATGTCGTGCACGCTATTGGCAGCGAGTTGTGAAGGGCAGCAGATCACCACGGTCGAAGGAGTCAGCCAGCACGGCGCGCTGGCGGCGATCCAGAAAGCCTATGGCGACTGGGGCGGAGCGCAATGCGGCTACTGTACTCCGGGCTTCATGATGACGGTGAAGGCGCTGTTGGCGGAGAATCCTGATCCCTCCGAGGCCGACGTTCGCGCCGCGCTGAGCAGCAATCTTTGCCGGTGTACCGGCTACAGCCAGATGTACGCAGCGATCAGATCGGCAATTTTGGCAGAGCAACGAGAGATAGCGGCGCGCGACGTTGCAGCGCTGGCGACAGCGGATTCCTCGCTGCGCTCGGAATGA
- a CDS encoding molybdopterin cofactor-binding domain-containing protein yields the protein MTKLGMDTQDHEMSNDFSIIGKPTAMVDAAQKTTGAGKYTDDLSVPGMLVGKILHSPYPHARIKRIDTSRAEQLEGVVAVVVGKDAPNPYGILPVGHDEYPLALDKVRYVGDNIACVAAITESIAERALELIEVEYEVLPAYFDPEESMRAQTDLIHDSKPGNLEKDYHHVFGDPDKAFAEADHIAEARFIANEVTHAAMEPHSTLASFELDPHSGKPGRLTVWSSTQVPYYLQHKLSLVLEMPMQQIRVIKPLVGGGFGGKSEVIPLEIIAAVAARKAQAPVKITYTREEVFWAHRGRPRTIIDLKTGVKKDGRITAVKARVVQDGGAYCSYGVVTILYSGALLGALYDIPNIQYDGYRVLTNKPACGAMRGHGTVNVRFAFESQLDELANAIGMDAAEIRQRNLLQPPCITVNGLRVRSYGLPECIEKTVERSGWKERKGKLPRGRGLGIACSHYVSGAANSIIRSDMPHSTVNIKIDRDGGVVVYTGASEIGQGSDTMTAQIAAEVLGCSLSRVRVIAADTDLTPIDIGSYSSRVTFMAGNATLRAATEVKKLIAAAAGKKMGCSVEDLIFRDDVVSKKAHGFIGESEPAPTPRGPDPSASLRAGSRGRPSPHDSSSSHPSSSLHDSLTVHNTEQASVSGRVEGQILRGSLQQKRKEEGPKDRMTFEEAVVAAIDFHGALTGTGSYAPPQEARGGKHKGAGVGPSPAYSYSAQVAEVSVDEDTGEVTVHKVWAAHDCGRALNPVSVEGQIIGSVWMGMGQALTEEMIWKDGMLMNPGLLEYRSPSSIESPEVEPIIVESVDPEGPFGAKECSEGSLAATIPAIANAIYDAAGIRLHEAPFTPERVLAALRAKKNAKAINMTEGVDSTAPMHFREHGGALCFNGKGPDRHAGDPSRRENASLAGGAD from the coding sequence ATGACAAAGCTCGGGATGGACACGCAGGATCATGAAATGAGTAATGATTTTTCCATCATTGGCAAGCCCACCGCCATGGTCGATGCGGCCCAGAAAACGACTGGCGCCGGGAAATATACCGACGACCTCAGCGTGCCCGGCATGCTGGTCGGGAAGATTCTGCATTCGCCATATCCCCATGCTCGCATCAAGCGGATCGACACCAGCCGTGCAGAGCAACTCGAAGGTGTGGTTGCGGTCGTCGTGGGGAAGGACGCTCCCAATCCTTACGGCATTCTTCCCGTCGGACACGACGAATATCCGTTAGCACTCGACAAAGTTCGTTATGTCGGCGACAACATCGCCTGCGTGGCGGCCATTACGGAATCGATCGCCGAAAGAGCCCTCGAGTTGATCGAGGTTGAGTACGAAGTTCTGCCGGCTTACTTCGATCCCGAAGAGTCGATGAGGGCCCAAACCGATCTCATCCACGATTCGAAGCCGGGCAATTTGGAGAAAGACTATCACCACGTATTTGGCGATCCCGATAAAGCTTTTGCCGAGGCCGATCATATAGCAGAGGCGCGGTTCATTGCCAATGAAGTCACGCATGCGGCGATGGAGCCGCATTCCACGCTGGCATCGTTCGAACTCGATCCGCATTCCGGCAAGCCTGGACGCCTGACCGTGTGGTCTTCGACTCAAGTGCCATACTACTTGCAGCACAAGTTGTCGCTGGTGCTGGAAATGCCGATGCAGCAGATTCGCGTGATCAAGCCACTGGTGGGCGGAGGATTCGGCGGCAAGAGCGAAGTGATTCCGCTTGAGATTATTGCGGCCGTGGCTGCGCGCAAGGCTCAGGCTCCGGTGAAAATCACATACACACGCGAAGAAGTATTCTGGGCGCATCGCGGACGGCCCCGCACCATCATCGATCTCAAGACTGGCGTGAAGAAGGACGGCCGCATTACCGCTGTGAAGGCGCGCGTAGTGCAGGATGGCGGTGCTTACTGCTCTTACGGCGTGGTTACGATTCTGTATTCGGGCGCGCTGCTGGGCGCGCTCTACGACATCCCGAACATTCAGTATGACGGCTATCGCGTGCTCACGAATAAGCCCGCCTGCGGCGCCATGCGCGGCCACGGCACCGTGAATGTTCGCTTCGCCTTCGAATCGCAGTTGGACGAATTGGCGAATGCGATCGGAATGGATGCGGCGGAAATCCGGCAGCGAAATTTATTGCAGCCGCCATGCATCACGGTGAACGGCTTGCGCGTGCGAAGTTACGGGCTGCCAGAATGCATTGAGAAGACGGTCGAGCGTTCCGGCTGGAAGGAGCGCAAGGGCAAACTGCCCAGGGGACGCGGGTTGGGCATCGCGTGCAGCCATTACGTGAGCGGTGCGGCGAATTCGATTATTCGTTCGGACATGCCGCATTCCACGGTCAACATCAAGATCGATCGCGATGGCGGCGTGGTGGTCTATACGGGCGCATCGGAAATTGGCCAGGGATCCGACACGATGACGGCGCAGATCGCCGCCGAAGTGCTGGGATGTTCGCTCTCGCGGGTGCGCGTGATTGCAGCGGACACCGATCTGACGCCGATTGATATTGGTTCTTATTCGAGTCGCGTGACCTTCATGGCGGGGAATGCTACTTTGCGGGCGGCGACGGAAGTGAAGAAACTGATTGCGGCTGCGGCGGGGAAGAAGATGGGATGCTCGGTGGAAGATTTGATTTTTCGGGATGATGTGGTGAGCAAGAAAGCTCATGGTTTCATCGGCGAAAGCGAGCCCGCGCCAACTCCGCGCGGGCCGGACCCTTCGGCTTCGCTCAGGGCAGGCTCGCGAGGGCGGCCGTCCCCACATGATTCTTCTTCGTCACATCCTTCTTCGTCACTACATGATTCGTTGACCGTCCACAATACAGAGCAAGCCTCCGTCAGCGGACGCGTCGAAGGACAGATTCTTCGCGGATCGTTGCAGCAGAAGCGCAAGGAGGAAGGGCCGAAAGATCGGATGACTTTCGAAGAGGCCGTCGTCGCCGCCATCGACTTTCATGGAGCACTCACCGGCACGGGATCTTATGCGCCTCCACAGGAAGCGCGCGGCGGTAAGCACAAAGGTGCCGGAGTGGGCCCATCGCCGGCATATTCATACTCGGCGCAAGTCGCAGAGGTCAGCGTTGACGAAGATACCGGTGAAGTCACCGTGCACAAAGTCTGGGCGGCGCACGACTGTGGGCGCGCGCTTAATCCGGTTTCCGTGGAAGGGCAGATCATCGGTTCGGTTTGGATGGGCATGGGGCAGGCTCTCACCGAAGAGATGATTTGGAAGGATGGCATGCTGATGAATCCCGGGCTGCTCGAGTATCGCAGTCCATCTTCAATCGAGTCGCCAGAGGTCGAGCCGATTATTGTGGAGAGCGTCGATCCGGAAGGGCCGTTCGGCGCGAAGGAGTGCAGCGAGGGATCTCTGGCCGCGACGATCCCGGCGATTGCGAATGCCATTTACGATGCGGCGGGCATACGCTTGCACGAGGCGCCGTTCACGCCGGAAAGAGTGCTGGCTGCGCTGCGCGCCAAGAAAAATGCCAAGGCGATAAACATGACTGAGGGCGTCGACTCGACTGCGCCAATGCATTTTCGCGAACATGGTGGCGCGCTCTGCTTCAACGGTAAGGGACCGGATCGGCACGCCGGCGATCCGTCGCGACGCGAGAATGCATCGTTGGCAGGGGGCGCGGATTGA